The Alkalihalobacillus sp. LMS6 genomic interval AAAGGTGTTACGGTTGTCTTTTCTGATGAAAAACCGATTCAAATTCGTGAGGATATTCGTCAAGAAATCGTTCCAGAAAGTGCGGAACAAGGGAAAATTCGTAAAGCAAAGCTTCCACCATCTTCGAATGCGTTTGTTCCATCTGTGTCTGGTTTAATTATGGCTGGACATGTGATTACAAAACTGCTGGATGGGATTGAAATCAATCGCCAAGACTAAGCCTATTTGCGTAACGTTAAAGCTGGCTTAGTTCTACTAGGAAATATATTGCATGGAATTAAGGTGTATGTAAATCTTATTTTTCTCCCATGTCATATTTGTTATCGCTGATGGCGCCTCCAGCGTGAAAAGTGACAGTCCGAAAAATTCAATTGAACGTTCCCATTTTTGGATAAAAGATGACCCCTTTTAGACAGGTCTAATCAAATGATAAAAGCAGTGCATCGTGATTTTTATACAGAAGTGTGGACTTGACTGGAAATAATAGTAGGTGAACAAAAAAACGGATCTCGGAGGTTTCCGAATCCGTTTTTTGTGTTAATCAATTTTTTCAAGGTTTCCGTTTGATTCCATTCGAAACATAGGGTGTTCTTCAGCATCTTCTTCTAAAATCGCCATTCTTCGTGCGCGATTCATAATGGAAATGAGGGATTGATAGTCTTCTTCAATCATACTATGTTCCTGTTTATTACGGGAAAGTTGCTTTTCCATCTCTGCTATTTGAGCTTTTGCAAGCTGAAGTTGTTGACGTAACGCCGCATTTTCTTCTTTTAATGCAGAAGAAGCGTTGGAGTCAAATTTTTTTAATTGGGAAATAATCGCTTCAATCGATGGTTCAGCTTCTTCATCTTCGTCAACGTATGAAAAAACAGGTTCAACTTTAGATTGAACAGGCTTTTGATAGCTTGGAAAAAATTGAGTCGATACCATTCGTTTGCGCATTTTCCGCTCACGTTTTGCTTCTTCAATTGTACGTAAATGTTTTTGGCGTACGACTGCATTCCACCGAAAGCCGCATGCTGCTGATGTTCGATTTAGAGCATCTCCTACTTCATCGAATGCTTTTAATTGAGTGCTGCCTTCTTTTATATGATTAAGCACGGTATCGGCTAATAAAACGTCATCTTCATGCGACCATGCATCTTGTCTCACTTTCATCTTTTCAACTCCTGCCTAATGTCTTTGCTATTACTTTAGCCATGCAGGGCTTTTTTTATACTAGGCTAGTAATAAACAAGAGAGAAAAAGATTCTAGCAGATTCAACAGACGGTTATTTACGCTTATCGTAAAGAGAAGCAAGGGCATTTTCAAATTTGTTGTCACGATTTGGTTCATAATAAGAATGAGCTTTAAAAGCATCAGGTAAATATTGTTGCTTCACCCATCCACCTTCATAATCATGCGGATACTTATATTCTGTACCGCGACCAAGGTTTTTGGCACCTTGATAATGAGCGTCTTTTAGATGTAATGGAATGGTGGCATTGCCTCCTTCACGAATAGCAGCCAGAGCCGCGTCGATTCCTTTATACGCACTGTTGCTTTTAGGTGAAAGGGCGAGTTCGACTACTGCATTTGCCAGCGGGATTCTTGCTTCAGGTAAGCCGATGCGTTCCGCAGCCTCAATAGCAGTTAGCGTTCTGGAGCCTGCTTGCGGGTTGGCAAGTCCGATATCTTCATAAGCAATGACTAGAAGTCTCCGGTTGATGCTTATTAAGTCCCCAGCTTCAAGTAAACGTGCAAGGTAGTGAAGACTAGCGTGAACGTCGCTGCCTCGGATTGATTTTTGAAACGCCGATAAAACATCGTAATGCCCGTCTCCATCTTTATCATGTTGAATACTTTTTTTCTGGATGCTCTGTTCTGCAGTTTCAAGTTTTATATGACGAATTCCTTTTTCGTCTTTAGCGGTAGATAGAACCGCAAGTTCGAGGGCGTTTAAGCCTGAACGAACATCTCCTCCACATGCAAGTGACAAGTGTGCAATCGCTTTTGAATCAATCTCGATCTCTTCTTCACCTAACCCATTTTCTTTATCTTCTAACGCACGGTAAAGGGCTTGTTCAATTTCAGCTGGTGCAAGTTGCTCCAATTCAAAAATATGACAGCGACTACGAATGGCAGGATTAATGGAGTGATACGGGTTTGCCGTCGTTGCACCAATTAAAAGAATCAGTCCACTTTCTAAATGAGGGAGTAAGAAGTCTTGTTTGGCTTTATCGAGGCGATGAACTTCGTCAAGAATTAAGATAAGTGAACCGTACATTTTTGCTTCAGCAACAACGGTTTCCATATCTTTCTTATTATGAACTGTAGCGTTAAGAATGCGATAATGTTGTCCACTCGATCCAGCAATTGCGCTAGCAATGGACGTTTTTCCAGTTCCGGGAGGACCATATAAGACCATGGAAGACAATTGATCCGCTTCAACCATCCGTCTAAGTAGCTTTCCTTGACCAAGTAAACGCTCTTGACCGATTACTTCATCAATGGATGTTGGCCTCATTCGAAAAGCTAGTGGTTTTTTTTTCATACATAACCTCCTGAATGATGTTTGTCTTTTCATAGTGTAGCGTATGTGTGATTTCCAGAGCAAATAGGAAAGGACTTGTCCTATTAATCAAATAGGAAATCATGCTATAATAACGAAGGAAGACGTAGATATGAACGGTTAAAAAATAGGAACGAGATAGGATACGAATTAAAGGAGCTATTCATTATGAAAATATCGACAAAAGGGCGTTATGGACTAACAATTATGATGGCACTCGCAAAAAAAGAAGGCGAAGGTCCGACTTCGTTAAAGTCCATTGCGCAGGAATATAATCTTTCTGAACATTATTTAGAGCAACTCATTGCGCCACTTCGGAATGCGACGCTTGTTAAAAGTGTCCGCGGTGCTTATGGTGGGTATAAATTAGCCAAGCAGCCAGAAGAAATCACAGCTGGCGATATAATTCGTGTTTTAGAGGGACCAATTAGTCCAGTAGAAGTGTTAGATGATGAAGAACCTGCAAAGCGTGATCTTTGGATAAAAATTAGAGACGCTGTAAAGGGTGTTTTGGATACAACGACATTAGCGGATTTAGCGAATTTTAAAGAAGAAGGCGAACAGGACTATTACATGTTCTACATTTAAGAAAAGGTGAAGGAAATGAACGAACATTATTTTGACCATGCAGCGACATCATCAGTTCATCCCCACGTGCTTGATGCGATGATTCCTTATTTTACAGAAGTGTATGGAAACCCTTCTAGCACTCATCGGTATGGACGTAGGGCAAAAGCCGCGCTTAGAAGTGCTAGAGAGCGCTTAGCTATGCAATTTCATGCGTCTGCAGATGAATTTATTTTTACGAGTGGAGGCACAGAAGCAAATAACCTCGCACTAATGGGCTATGCTCGCGCAAATCGTTTTAAGGGCACGCATCTTATTACTTCGAAAATAGAGCACCATGCCGTTTTGCATACCGTTAAACAATTAGAAGCAGAAGGGTTTTCTGTTACCTATCTTGATGTAGACCAAGCCGGTAAAGTTTCGACGGAAGCGGTACGATCAGCGTTAACGGATGAAACGATCTTGGTTTCCATTATGTATGGAAATAATGAGGTAGGCACGTTGCAACCAATTAAAGAAATTGGAGCTCTTCTGCAAAACCATCAAGCTGCTTTTCACACGGACGCCGTCCAAGCTGCAGGGTTAGAAACCATTGATTGCGCGAACCTAGGTGTGGACCTGTTTTCGTTAGCTAGCCATAAAGTAAATGGACCAAAAGGAGTAGGTTGTTTATTTGTATCTAAAAATGTGACGATTGCTCCTTTAACCTATGGAGGAGAACAAGAAAGAAAACGCCGTGCTGGTACGGAGAATGTCGCAGGAATTGTCGGGTTTGCCAAAGCAATGGAACTGGCAAATGAGCAGCGGTCGGAAAATCGGAAGAAATACAAATATTTCCGAGACACTTTTATAGAAATCATGGATGTGCATGGTGTAGAGTATGTTATAAATGGATCAGATGACGGTCTACCACATATTCTTAACGTTAGTTTTAAAGGTGTAAAGACAGAGACGCTTTTAATGAAACTGGACTTAATTGGAATTGTGGCCTCAGGTGGATCAGCTTGCACAGCTGGAACCCTCGTCCCATCACATGTTATTGAAGCCATGTATGGTGTTGAGAGTCCGAGAGTGTCAGAGGCCATTCGATTTAGCTTTGGTTTCACCAACGTAGAATCAGAGACTACTGAAGCTTTTAAAGAAATCGCTCGGATTGTTCTAGCAGAGCAAAAACGTGAGCAATTTATTGAATAGAATAGATAGTGAGGGAAATGTATGAAAAAACCAGAAGAGACCCGCGTTGTCGTTGGCATGTCAGGTGGCGTTGATTCTTCTGTAACGGCACTTGTATTAAAAGAGCAGGGCTATGATGTCATCGGAATCTTTATGAAAAATTGGGATGATACGAATGACTCGGGCTTTTGCTCGGCAACAGAAGATTATGAGGATGTGGAGCGTGTTGCAGAACAACTCGGTATCCCTTATTACTCGGTTAATTTTGAAAAAGAATACTGGGACAAAGTGTTCACGTACTTTTTAGATGAGTATAAGTCGGGTCGAACGCCAAATCCTGATGTAATGTGCAACAAGGAAATTAAGTTTAAAGCATTTTTAAACCATGCTGTTTCATTAGGAGCAGACTATGTTGC includes:
- a CDS encoding RsfA family transcriptional regulator; the protein is MKVRQDAWSHEDDVLLADTVLNHIKEGSTQLKAFDEVGDALNRTSAACGFRWNAVVRQKHLRTIEEAKRERKMRKRMVSTQFFPSYQKPVQSKVEPVFSYVDEDEEAEPSIEAIISQLKKFDSNASSALKEENAALRQQLQLAKAQIAEMEKQLSRNKQEHSMIEEDYQSLISIMNRARRMAILEEDAEEHPMFRMESNGNLEKID
- a CDS encoding replication-associated recombination protein A translates to MKKKPLAFRMRPTSIDEVIGQERLLGQGKLLRRMVEADQLSSMVLYGPPGTGKTSIASAIAGSSGQHYRILNATVHNKKDMETVVAEAKMYGSLILILDEVHRLDKAKQDFLLPHLESGLILLIGATTANPYHSINPAIRSRCHIFELEQLAPAEIEQALYRALEDKENGLGEEEIEIDSKAIAHLSLACGGDVRSGLNALELAVLSTAKDEKGIRHIKLETAEQSIQKKSIQHDKDGDGHYDVLSAFQKSIRGSDVHASLHYLARLLEAGDLISINRRLLVIAYEDIGLANPQAGSRTLTAIEAAERIGLPEARIPLANAVVELALSPKSNSAYKGIDAALAAIREGGNATIPLHLKDAHYQGAKNLGRGTEYKYPHDYEGGWVKQQYLPDAFKAHSYYEPNRDNKFENALASLYDKRK
- a CDS encoding cysteine metabolism transcriptional regulator CymR; translated protein: MKISTKGRYGLTIMMALAKKEGEGPTSLKSIAQEYNLSEHYLEQLIAPLRNATLVKSVRGAYGGYKLAKQPEEITAGDIIRVLEGPISPVEVLDDEEPAKRDLWIKIRDAVKGVLDTTTLADLANFKEEGEQDYYMFYI
- a CDS encoding cysteine desulfurase family protein, which gives rise to MNEHYFDHAATSSVHPHVLDAMIPYFTEVYGNPSSTHRYGRRAKAALRSARERLAMQFHASADEFIFTSGGTEANNLALMGYARANRFKGTHLITSKIEHHAVLHTVKQLEAEGFSVTYLDVDQAGKVSTEAVRSALTDETILVSIMYGNNEVGTLQPIKEIGALLQNHQAAFHTDAVQAAGLETIDCANLGVDLFSLASHKVNGPKGVGCLFVSKNVTIAPLTYGGEQERKRRAGTENVAGIVGFAKAMELANEQRSENRKKYKYFRDTFIEIMDVHGVEYVINGSDDGLPHILNVSFKGVKTETLLMKLDLIGIVASGGSACTAGTLVPSHVIEAMYGVESPRVSEAIRFSFGFTNVESETTEAFKEIARIVLAEQKREQFIE